One genomic segment of Myxocyprinus asiaticus isolate MX2 ecotype Aquarium Trade chromosome 14, UBuf_Myxa_2, whole genome shotgun sequence includes these proteins:
- the LOC127451728 gene encoding lysophosphatidic acid receptor 2-like, producing the protein MLFQNCQAYGEQVQYFYNKTGKPISSNWRTHDFVVVGLGIPICLFIILANMLVIAAIIINRHFHFPIYYLLGNMAAADLFAGISYLYLVFHTGPWTISLTVNEWFVRGALINMSLTASVVNLLAVAVERHKTIFTMQLHSTMTKHRVVMLIVTIWLVAIVMGLVPVMGWNCVCDLSTCCTVAPLYSRSFLIFWALLNLLAFFIMVAVYTHIFIYVRRRSQQMSPHIDQPSNNQTVISLMKTMSMILGAFVICWTPGLVILLLDGLSCASCQVLKYEKYCLVLAECNSLVNPIIYSFRDKDMRTTYKHVLCFPWRRMRQHEGPSGIRFESEKNGNNSTNLEPFSEQSPLSL; encoded by the exons ATGTTATTTCAGAACTGCCAGGCTTATGGAGAACAAGTTCAGTACTTCTATAACAAAACTGGGAAGCCTATTTCATCAAACTGGCGCACACATGACTTTGTGGTGGTTGGACTTGGGATCCCGATTTGCCTCTTTATTATTCTTGCAAATATGCTGGTAATAGCTGCCATCATCATCAACCGacactttcactttcccatttATTACTTACTTGGGAACATGGCAGCTGCAGACCTCTTTGCCGGAATCTCCTATCTATATCTTGTGTTCCATACTGGGCCATGGACTATCAGTTTGACAGTGAATGAGTGGTTTGTTCGTGGAGCTTTAATTAATATGAGTCTTACCGCATCTGTGGTCAACCTGTTGGCTGTCGCTGTGGAGCGTCATAAGACCATTTTTACCATGCAGCTCCATAGCACCATGACCAAGCACCGTGTGGTTATGCTGATAGTTACTATATGGTTGGTGGCAATCGTCATGGGCCTGGTGCCCGTGATGGGCTGGAACTGTGTTTGTGACCTGTCCACCTGCTGCACTGTAGCTCCACTTTACTCCCGGAGCTTTCTAATATTCTGGGCTCTTCTCAATCTCCTGGCCTTCTTCATCATGGTGGCGGTGTACACCCACATATTCATCTATGTCCGCCGCAGGAGCCAACAAATGTCTCCTCATATCGATCAGCCCTCGAATAATCAGACCGTCATCAGCCTTATGAAGACCATGTCCATGATTTTGG GTGCATTTGTGATCTGTTGGACACCAGGTCTGGTAATTCTCTTACTGGATGGTCTTAGTTGTGCGAGCTGTCAGGTTCTTAAATATGAGAAGTACTGCCTGGTTCTGGCCGAGTGTAACTCTTTAGTGAACCCCATCATCTACTCGTTTCGTGACAAGGACATGCGGACCACCTACAAACACGTTCTCTGCTTCCCTTGGAGAAGAATGCGCCAGCATGAGGGGCCTTCTGGCATCCGGTTTGAGTCTGAGAAAAACGGCAATAACTCCACGAATTTAGAGCCTTTTTCTGAACAAAGCCCATTGTCTTTAtag